In the Gorilla gorilla gorilla isolate KB3781 chromosome 1, NHGRI_mGorGor1-v2.1_pri, whole genome shotgun sequence genome, TAACTGGGGAGGAAGACCTGAGAGTCAGACTTCTTTGGGCCTCTGTGAGCTCCAAAGGATAGGGATGAGGATATTCCTGGTTCATCCTGCTTTCTGGGAGGCCAAACCTCTGTTTGGGGAGCCTTATGATGCTTCAGTGGAGGAACTGGAGGGGCAGCAGTAGAGGTGGGAGCTGGGAGGGGTTAGGGCAGGTAGTCAGGTCTGTGGTTCAAGCTATCTTAACTGGTGCTTCTGGAGAGCTGCCATCTGTCCACATCCCCCATGGGTAAATTATCTGGCCAGGCCCCAGGACTCCTGCTTATCACAAAGGGGTCAGAGGCTGAGGGTGAGGTCCTGCCTTGGCAGTGCTGAGGAAAACATTAGGggcctttcttcttttatctttccCGTCTACCTTTCCCCcacctcctttctcttctctgttaTCTGAACTGGCTTTCCTCTTGAAATTAAACTCCTGAGAGTATGTGCTTTGAATTAAAATCCAAAGGggaggttgggtgcggtggctcatgcctgtaatcccagcactttgggaggccgaggcgggcagatcacctgaggtcaggagttcgagacgagcctgaccaacatggagaaaccctatcactactaaaaatacaaaattagccgggcgtggtggtgcatgcctgtaatcccagctactcgggaggctgaggcagaagaatcgcttgaacctgggaggtggaggttgtggtgagcccagatcgtgccattgcactccagcctggggaataagagtgaaactctgttccaaaaaaaaaaaaaattccagaggaAAGCTTTAGGACTTTCTGAAGGAACCCCTTCCCCCATCTCCTCATGGATGTGTTTAAATCTTCAGCTGATAATCACCTTACACTAAACGGTAAGAAACCAaatcgccaggcgtggtggctcacgcctgtaatcccggcactttgggaggccaaggcagatggatcacgaggtcaggagatcgataccatcctggccaacatggtgaaacctcatctctactaaaaatacaaaaattagctgggtgtggtggcgcatgcctgtaatcccagctactcaggaggctgaggcagaattgcttgaaccagggagttggagtttgcagtgagccaagactgcaccactgcattccagccgggtgacagagcgagactccatctcaaaaaacaaaacaaaaaaacaaaccaagactAAATGGAGCATTTAGTGAATCCTTTAAAGAGACCTCATGGGGATCTTAGCTGTCCCAGGTTGCCCACACAATGAGGCCTATGACTGGGGGCTGCTGCCACCATTAAGGGTCCCAGAGCTGTCCAGGGCCTCAGTCTCCACCTTCAGGAGACATCCTGCCCTGCTTCACAATgttcccctctccttccttccttgccccTGGTACAGGTGGTCAGCCAGGGTCCCCAGCATGTCTGACTGGGTCACTAGCCAGGGTGTGATGCAGGTGGGAGAGCCCACCGAGGCATAAGTGGGAGCCTCTACCCTAACCCCTGCTGGGTCCATGGAGCTATCTATTCATAGCAGCAggaccacctttttttttttcttgagatggagtttcgctcttgttgcccaggctggagtgcaatggcgccatctcggctcactgcaacctcctcctcccgggttcaagtggttcttctgtctcagcctcccgagtagctgggattacaggcatgtgccaccacgcccagcttatttcgtatttttagtagatacggggtttctccatattggtcaggctggtctcaaactcccgacctcaggtgatctgcccgcctcggcctcccaaagtgctgggattacaggcgtaagccaccgcgcccagcctcaggtgttctTTTAGCAGTGTACCTTTACACTTGGTTCCCTCTGCTTGGTGTATTTTCTCTACTTTCCCTTGTCTTACAAGATCCAGCTCATCAACCTCTTCCCTATGCTCCTAATGTCACCCTTACAAAGGATGCCTTGTGTTGGTATGGCAAGCCCTCAGCACATGGCAGCTGAATGAAAGGCTGACCCAGAGGTGGTCAGGTTTACTCACCTTGTCCCACACGACCAGTGACTGAGGATGACAGGGACACAGGCCTCAGGAGACCCTGGGAACTGTAGTGAGCAGTAGGTGGGGCTGGAGGACCCTTGGCTGATAGGAGAGTTCCCTGTGCCCCACATAAGGGATTTGGGGATAAATTCTTTCAATGAGGTGGGAAGGACATAGAGGAGGTAGAAGGAAGGAAGCCTAGGCTACGGCAGTCACCTCCTTTATAGAGAACTCTTAAGTATCAGTCTCCTCTGGGGTAGGAGGGAGCCTGGCATTTTGCACTTGTTTGGGTTGTCGGGGAGGTTGGCTGGGAGCGAAGTCCTCATGCTTTAGCACTGGAAAAGGCAGAAGGAGCTGAACTGGGAATTCAGTTCTGCAGTCACCGTCCAACCTGTAGCCTTCTGCTAGACCCCCACTGCCCATCTCCCTTGGGACCTACAGACACCCCACATCACAGGATTCAAGTTTGGGTTGTCCTGACCGAAACTTCCTTCCCAGCCCCCAGTAAGTACAACCTCCTGGCAGTTTAGGGTGAAAAGGCAGCCCAATAACAACTGGCTTGGCTGGGCGCTACCAGGTTCTTTTCTCTTCAGCTCTCAACATAGGGAAAAAGGGAAATATGTGCCAGGGCCCAAGGGCCCAGAATGTTGCCCAAGACAATCTTCCTTGAGTTTTTGTGGGCATGGTATTATTTCTGCAGAGCTCAGAGGAATTCTTCACTTTCTGTTCAAAGCCACAGCCTCTCCAGAATTTTAACACAAGTAGGAAGAAACTCTCAACCATACAAGGGGTATATCAAGACATCATTAacgtggctgggtgcagtgggtcacgcctgtaatccctgcactttgggaggctgaagcaggtggatcaccaagtcaagagatcaagaccatcctggccaacatggtgaaaccccatcctactaaaaatacaaaaattagctgggtgtggtggcgcgtgtctgtagtcacagccactcgggaggctgaggcaggagaatcgcttgaaccagagagttggaggttgcagagccaagatcgcgccactgcactccagcctggcgacaggagCGAGACTtggtcacaagaaaaaaaaaaaaaaagaaagaaagaaagaaaaaaaagacatcattaaAGTAGCCATGGCATTTTGAGGCACCTCAAATAAAGAGAGTCCTGGGTGGATTTAAGCGAACAATTTGTTATAATGAACCAGAAATACAAGATTCCACTGAAACTGAACAGTTGACAGAATATGGTTGAACTTAATTAAACCTTCAAGGGAAATAAGGGCAAAACAAAGCTAATGAGTGGAAAAGTCCAAGATTAGTTTGGGATAAACATGAGGATATAATTGCATTTTAGCATGGGTATCTTCTGACCTCTTCCAGCAGTTTGTCTGCCATCATTCTCCCTTCTGACACACCTACCAAATCAAATGGCTTCTGATCCTCTATACTGCAGTATAAACCAACCCTATAGTACCCCTCTGGTCATGATACAAACCCAGGAGTTAAGTCTGTAAATCTCATACAAGGGTAGAAAGTGCAATTCAACCCAGCACGCTGGTTATGGTATATGTGGTGTCAATGTACATGGTAGCAACTTGAATCAAACCAGAGCTGCTACCACATGTAAGCAACCTCTTATGCTGCCCTGCAGTGATGTCAATGTTCTCAGTTTACTCAATTATCAATGTGGAAGAATGCATTTTTGAGTTCCAGACCTTCTAAACATTTTAAACAGGCTATCGAAGAGGATGTAACAGAACCCTATTTCAGAAACCTAAGgatcaggaaggaaggaacacTGACCGGTTTTTCTGGGATGTTTCTGTGGGGGCAACAGAGATGAACAAAAGAAATGTTAGCGTGTCAGAGCATATGACAAGTGAGGGGAGACAGAGGTAGGAAGAGGGTGTTCTAGCCACAAGGCTAATGCATTTGTGTTCAAAGAGAAGTCTGGGCAAAGGAGGGGAAACCCCCCCTCCcccctaaaaaaacaaaaacaaaaaaccaaatcaaAGGACAAAAGGGTTTCATACAACACAGTATCAAAAAGTAAAAGGAACACACTAAATGCACAAGCTGGTGGCAAGTAAGTCCACAGCCTATTGTGATAGGTCCATCCAGCATCAATCAGATTTCTTCTCATCTGTTATCTCAAGGTTATTTACAGATGTGCTGACTAACAAGAGTCTCTCATGGGAGGGTGGGCAGGCTTCAATCATTGGTTTCGGGATCTGTCTGCGCCATGTAGGCATCCAACTCAGCATCCAGGTGTCCTTTTGTTTTCGACATATATGCATCCAATTGGTTGTCCAGCTGCTCCTTGGTCAATACAGGGCGAGCAAGGGCACCTCTCCCTCGTCCACGGCCtcggcctcggcctccaaagCCCCCTCTTCCCCGACCTATCATACCCCGACCTGGCccaaagggggggaaaaaaaaaaaaaagagacagttaCAAGTAAGTTTAATAGGTGCTGTAGTAAATGCCCCTTAAAGCAGTGGGGCCTAGCTGAGAAAAGCTGAAGGGCAGGGCAAAGAGGAGAAatctggaaaaaaaggaaacacactGGGTAGAAAGCAACACATGGAAAGCACACATAATGAATCCTCTATCACATGATCATCTCTAAATGctattttaacaaattttattctatcaataaaggaaaataattaactggcaactataattttaaaaaaccttaatCAATCCTAAGATAAAATTACCTAACATTTGAGATTCACTAAGTTCATAATTAAAATACATGATAGATAACCCCATTTAGTAAGATAGGGAGGTGGTAACAAGAGCACAGAGAATCAGGGGTGTGAAGATAAGACAGTTTTCAAATTAAGTTTATTGGAGACCCTTCTGGAAAGTCATCTCATCTTTCCTTAAACTTATCAAGTCTAATGAGCTAGTTGACCTCATGTGTCAGGACACCGAGTTTTTCTGACACAGGAACAATGTAGGGgagatttgaaaaaatattttgagttgtCCTAGCTATTTCTACCTTTAATTCTAGTTACCTTATGACAACTGACAATTGTGGTTACCTGAGAAGCAGTTTGAATTCAGTTAACAAAACAAACTCAGCTTTTTGAAAAGCTATTTTAGTCTCTCCCACCCTCGTGATGTCTCTCTCTCAGGATCCAAGTCAAGATAATTTGGAAACATGTTATTTCATCCTGAAACCCAAACTACCTTGCACTTCACTCAGTATCATATAATGGGAGAGAAGAAAACAAGCCCTTGGTTATCAACTTTTCTTTCCTAAGTTATTATTCCTTGGCAACTTCAAGGTCGTAAGTTATGGAAGACCCAAGACACCTTTTAAGAGAACCAAAGCAAATATACACAGGGGCTTCAATAGTGTTTTTTTTCTGGACAGGTGTTGTTGGGAGTTTTCCACTAAGCTCTAAACCAGAAGGCTCCCATGAGATTTAGTATTAACAGCAGCAACATCATTAAACTCTTTCCCAATCTGGGTCATGAGGTCACAAGACAAACATCAATAAATTTCAAAGGCAAGATTATCAATAAGAGCCAGTTAGTTAACTGATAATAATTCCATCTTGCTCTCTACCTTGAGCAAAAAAAGTCATCTCTGGTTCTCCACAGGCACCAAATGTGACATTGAATTTATTTGGTTTCAGAGCCAATGCCCAGCTCCAAGTCTCACCATCCTCTTAACTCTACttcatctttgtatctctctctcttttctatatTCTCATGTGACTCAAACCAGGATTTGGAGCTACAGGGTGGtatgtggtggtgatggtggtggggcaggggcagagaAAGGCAAAACCCTAAACTGACCATTTTGGGGGGTATTTTCAACTATACAATTTAAATTTGCAAGAGCTTGAAGGAAGATGGCATATAATCTGGCTCTATAATATGCACTTGATTGATTCTTCGATAAATCATGAGACTTTTGCACTACCAGCATggtaatttgaaaaataagccagtttcaaataacaaaacaagacaaacaaaGAAGCCTGCCTATGACTTGAAGCTGTGCAGAAAGGTGGCTCTGAGTTTTTAAGGGAGGAAAGTAAGGGGGAGCTACTCTCTGAAGTTGGTAGCTGACTAACCTCTACCACCGATTCCGCCACGACCCATAGCTCCACGCCCTAGGCCCCCTCTCCCAGGACCTCCACGACCTCGAACACCACCTCTTCTTAAGCCCATTCGGGGAGCTACGGCTCGTCCACCTCGGAGCAGGTTTTGACCTTAGAGAGGAGGCATACAATGTATATGCAGGTAAATCCAAGAAACACAAAGTAGATTCTAACCAAAGGAAGGCGGTGAGGGTTAAATGAGGGTAATTCAGTTAGTTTTTAGGTTGGCTGGGGCAAGCTGCATACTGTGAATAGATTAAGCTACTCTTTATTCAATCAATTCAACAAGTCTGACCACAAATCCATTTTTGAAGTTGGGAGTTAATTCAATTAGTAAGTACATACATTTAATACATATCTACTGAATAATCAGATAGATGCCTAGCATTatggtaaatttaaaaataaatgcgaTGGTTCCTGATCTCAACAGATTCTTCTAGGCAACAAGAACTATACAGGGAACAGAGTAAGAGTGCCCCAAATGAACATATATAGGTAAGTGCTGTGGGTCAACTTGTCCTCTTTTTCCAGCTGTATCAGTGTTTTACTAGCACCAGGAACAAAGAGATATAGGCCAAAAGACCTATAAATTTCTTATGTTTGACTTATTTCTAGAACTTGAATGTGCTTTGATTCAAGCAGCAGCAGGGtgttttaaaatggaatggagaTGACATGAATTACCTGTTGTTACGCAGGTCATAGCCTCTCACCATTGCACATTATCAGAAAAGGAATGGTATTGATAAAAGACATGCAGCACTATTAAAAATATGTGATTTCAGAAGTTATTATATTAATACAAATTCAGGCTTAAAGATGTTAAACAAACGTGTCCATAAGCAGCccaagagaaaagggaagggagtaGGGCCCGACAATTATCAGGGTACACAGCACTGACCTCGGAGCGACATCCCGCCCCTAAGTAGGGTTCTGGTGGCACGTCCCCCACGTAGTCCTCCTCTGGGCAAGCCTCTCTGGATTATGGGTAGGCCTCGTCCTCCGATTGCTCCCCTGGCCAGGGCCCCTATGGGTCGGCCTAACCGTGCCTGGATGTTACTCTTACCCAGGCGCTGCTTTAAGCTCTTCTGGAAGAAAAGGTGTTAGGGGATTGAGATCAAAAAAGCAATCCAACAGGATTTGGCAACTCAAAGTGCAGAGAAAAAGCAGCAGGTGAGATGCTGGTGTGAAGGGAGATAAACCTGTTGTGGGTGTCAAAAGGATCCCAAACCAGAAGCAAGCCTTTGCCTCAGAACATGTTATACAAGCAGCAGAATTTTGATCCAGAGCAGAAACTCCAAGAAGCTCAAGTGTGGTCCCATGAAATGGGCATCTCCACAAATTACCTCACTACAGAAGTCATACGCTGCCAGTTGAAACTTAAGTTTTCGTAAGAACATTCTATAGTTCAATCCTGGATTGTACTGCTTTTGAACTACAGGTTGACAATTATATGACTTGATTCATACCTGCCCATGGACTACCACTGTCTTCAAAGGCTTACTCAAACACCATAGGAAGTTCATCACACTCTGGGCAAAACTTAAATTACAAGTTCACTTGAGTTCTTGTGACTTAAGAACAAGATTGATTTCTCAGAAAGGCCCGTGTGCTCCATTTTTCCTCTGAGAATCTATTTCCAGACGGTCCACTTTTTACCTTAAGATGTAAATAAACACAAGAAAGTCAAATCTCCTTTCCTTACATTTCTTAAAAATCCCTAATTCCATGCCTGCACTTGCAAACAGCTCCTTTAAAACAATATGATGaccttaaattaaaaataaacatgtaactCAAATGTATCTCCAGTCAGCCAGCCAAACGTATGTTAGAATTATTCAGGTGATCACAAAACTCAGGGCCATATATAAGAACAAGGACACACTACAGAGATAGAGTATTTTTAAGAATCTGTTCTCAAAAGAAAACCATTAAGACTACATCTCAGAGAACTGAATTCCTTCAAAGGAAAAAGGGACAGCAATAGCCCTAAACACAACCAAGGTCCTAGCAAGCCTGGCTGTCCATAAAGCCATCAgtcaatatgaaagaaaataaattctatagCCCCTTCAGGCTTCACCCACAAGTGACTAccaatgtgtatgtgtgtgttttctaatcAATCTCTCAAAAAGATGCTGTGAAGCATTATTATTAACTTTCTAGCACAAGATCATAAATTGCTTCTCATCAGTGGGGAAGGCTCCAAACATTATGCATCTAGCATAAGTAGGTGTAACCAACCGTAACGGCCTGTCCTGTTACTCCCCTGATTAACACACAATTATGAGGTTAGAACTGCATTCCACAAGTCTCTTGCGTTCAGTTATCCTGCATATATTAATTCTCCCAAGCTTTGTGCTTTAAAAGGAGAACTGTACAGTGCTGGGAAGTTCTTTACCCATTCCAATCCTTAAGTGCCACCAATACCAGCCTTTAATATTAACAGGAAAGTTAAGGATGTCAACTATACCACTTAGTTTCCCTTCTAGAGTTGTGCTGTGTAAGGCAGCCTctatagctacatgtggctatttcaattatttttattttgtgatacagtctcgctctgttgcccaggctggagcgcagtgacacgatcttggctcactgcaaccttcgtctcccaggttcaagcaattctcctgcctcagcctcccgagtagctgggattacaggagctgtcatcacgcctggcttatttttggtagagatggggtcttgtcatgttggccaggctggtcttgaactcctgacctcaggtgatccacctgcccaggcctcccaaagtgctgggattacaagtgtgagccaccatacccagcctaaattaaaagcaaattttacttattttcttgagacggagtctcactgtcaaccaagctggaatgcagtggtgccaactccactcactgcaacctccacttcctgggttcaagagattctcctcagcctctcgagtagctgggattataggtacgcgccaccatgcccggcttttttttttttttagtagagatggggttttgccacattggccaggctagtctcgaactcctgacctcaagtgatccgcccgccttggcctcccagagtgctgggattacacgcctggcctaaaattaaattaaaaaaaattaagctccTTAATTGCACTAGTCACATTTAAAGttttcaatagccacatgtggctagtggctactgtaccgGATAgcaaatacagaacatttccatcattgtagaaagttctggctgggcacggtagctcatgcctgtaatctgaatactttgggatactgaggcaggcagatcacttgaggtcaggagttcaagaccagtctggccaacatgacaaaactccgtctctgctaaaaatacaaaaattagccgggcgtggtggcgggcgcctgtagctgagacaggagaatcgcttgaacctgggaggcggaggctgcagtgagttgagattgagcgccactgcactacagcctgggtgacagagcgagactctgtctcaaaccaaaccaaaccaaaccaaaaacacaaaaaaattctatttaataGTACTACTCTGGATAGGGACTACTTCCTGCAGAGCCTATACTTAAAGCTTCTTGTTGAAAGGTCCTTTGGAATGATCTGTCAGAGATTCATCTTCAGCAATTTCCATTTACTCTTGGAAAATGGTGGTGCCTTTTGCTGCTTTCCTGAGTCAGGGAGGAATCCAGTCACTCCAAGGCTTAAGGTAGCCGAAGCAGACAGCCTTGTTTATTTTTGGTCAGTGAGCCCAATGGTTCAGGGTGGGGGTGTAAGGGTGTTATATTTAACTGCTGAATTTATGCACAGCCATGCAATGCTACCAAAGCCCTTACAGTTGCATGGCACTGCCCTCCAGACGCCCAGCCACAGCTTGGACATATCCTTCCACAGCCACTGTCCGGACTTGCATATAAATTCTATGAATAATAAAGAGCAGGTTTTATTTCAGGTCTGAATAGGATTATCTCTCACTGTAAATTTGAAAAAGAGAACCCCTAACTCAAATGACTCAGTACTCTTGCTCTACTTTACTGGTAAAACTTTAGGTGCTGTGGAAATGAGGGTCACTCTACTCTGTATATTTTAGCATTGAAAACCTTTgactgccgggcatggtggctcaagcctgtaatcccagcactttgggaggccaaggcgggcggatcacgaggtcaggcgatcgagaccatcctggctagtacggtgaaaccctgtctctattaaatatacaaaaaaattagccgggtgtggtggcgggcacctttagtcccagctgttcgggaggctgaggcaggagaatggtatgaacccgggaggcggagcttgcagtgagccgagatcgtgccactgcactccagcctgggcgacagagcaagactccgtcttaaaaaaaaaaaaaaaaaaaaaaaaaagaaaacctttgacTAAGGCCATGCAAACTCCCTGCACtatgggaaaaagaataaaattatttccctGTTGGGTAAATCATCTAACAGAGAGTAAAGGATGCTGTGAGATTATCTAAAGCTGAAATAAGGTTTCTTTGTGGAATAAGCCATTAATCTATGTTAAGGGTTACGGATCAGAAAACAAAAGATTAATACTCATTGGTAACAGAAACAGGCCACATAGATGGCAAACTCCCTAAAAGAGAAAGACAGTAAAAAGTTACTTATTGGTACCTGCCAAAATTGGAATTCTCTGAACTTCTCTTTCTTCCAGAGAAGTTTCAGCTTTTTGCCCTGAGCCACTTTGCAATCATCCATCACGTCCTGACAGCCTCAGTGGACTGCCTCACAGAGATCACCAGCTGCTTCTGGAGCATTAAGACCCATTCTCTCACCTGCTTAAGTTTTAATGCTGCCTGGACAGAGGGTCTATTCTCCATCTGCTGGGCCAGTCTTCTGTTTCTGGCACTGGCTAGCTGCTGTTGTTGCTGCATCGAAGCCCGAATATTCACTGGCGTCGGCTGTTTGTTCTTCAGCATATTAGTAAAGCTTCAAGGTCGAACAAAATGGATGTTTAAATAAAAGCTTTATTACAAACATTTATTGGCATTTTCATGGCTTGCTAGACCAGGAGCTCCAGATCCCACGAACTTTTAAGTAAAGTGGTACACTTAGATCAAGGCTGATGTGGGTTAAAGACTCCTCTGTTTCCACAAACTTGCAAGAATCAGAAACTTAGAAATGCAGCTAAGTGCAGCACATTCAACCAAAAGTGATAACGAGGGCTCAGGTAACGGCTTTTAGAGAGGTGGAAGGTATGAAAAACACGCAGTAAGCAGATATGACAAGAGACAGAAGTTATAGTTTCAAAGACAAATGAAGAAAGCCTAAACCTTGGGGGATCCGAGGTGCATTCTAAGGCCAAATATGAGGAAGGATTAGAGCACCTTCAAAGCTCACAGCAATGAACATATTCTCATAAATTACAGGAgtgtatcacattttaaaatatatgtcacTAACATGCAAACATAAATATTAtgcaaacatatatattatgcaaacaTAAATAATTAGCTTATCATAGCCAAAGAGATAAGGAGAGAAGCACATATGCCTCAGAAGAGGCAAAAATAGACATTAAGTAAATTTCAGTGGTCGAAAGTCAACTTAATGAAATCACTGACcaaaggcattcttttttttgaaacagagcctcactctgtcctctgttgccctggctggagtgcagtggcgggatcttggctcactgcaacctccgcctcacgggttcaagtgattctcctacctcagcctcccgagtagctgggattacaggcacatgccaccatgcccagctaatttttctatttttaggagagacagggtttcaccatgttgggcaggctgatctcgaactcctgacctcgtgatccgcccgcctcggcctcccaaagtgctgggattacaggcatgagccaccgcgcctaacCAAAGGCACTCTTAATGAACAAAGTTGTCAGAGATAGAAACCGCCTTTAAATATCTTTACTTTTCTTAGTCTCGAATCATCACTTTTTCTGACTCCAAGTAGTTACTTTTCAAAGTTAGATCAGTTTGATCATTTATGAGCCTGTGAAGAGACTCATTATTTCTGTCAAGgaagtataatggaatggaagagaagaaCACTTAACTGTAGAAGaatccaaaacaaaaccaaactaaaAGCAGAATGGAAAGAAAGTGAAATGGAGCAAAGCGAGTGCCTCTTACAAGGCCCAAGAATGACATTCAAGGGCCTTTGGACATATTCATGGCTTGCTACCTGCCTCTTACAGGCCAGACACAACACTGCTGGCCTTGGACTGGGCAGCAAGCCTACTGTAGCCAGGGTACCATGCTACCGTGCTGCACGACCCCAGTATCAAcgtaaaaaaatgtgaaaaggaagaGTGTTAGGAGTCTTTTAAAATACATCCCACCAAATAAATACTTCAGACAGCTTAACATAAAAGTCTACTGATAAGGGGTTTTGAAACAACCGCCCAATTTGTTTTGTGTACCACATGAGATGCAACTAAGAACAGAGGTCTGTAGCCTTCTGTTGGTATTTAGCTTAAAATTGGCTTTGTGCATTGGACCCCCGGGCCAAGTTAAGTAATGTTTTCTTAGGAAGGA is a window encoding:
- the CHTOP gene encoding chromatin target of PRMT1 protein isoform X1; this translates as MAAQSAPKVVLKSTTKMSLNERFTNMLKNKQPTPVNIRASMQQQQQLASARNRRLAQQMENRPSVQAALKLKQKSLKQRLGKSNIQARLGRPIGALARGAIGGRGLPIIQRGLPRGGLRGGRATRTLLRGGMSLRGQNLLRGGRAVAPRMGLRRGGVRGRGGPGRGGLGRGAMGRGGIGGRGRGMIGRGRGGFGGRGRGRGRGRGALARPVLTKEQLDNQLDAYMSKTKGHLDAELDAYMAQTDPETND
- the CHTOP gene encoding chromatin target of PRMT1 protein isoform X2 is translated as MAAQSAPKVVLKSTTKMSLNERFTNMLKNKQPTPVNIRASMQQQQQLASARNRRLAQQMENRPSVQAALKLKQSLKQRLGKSNIQARLGRPIGALARGAIGGRGLPIIQRGLPRGGLRGGRATRTLLRGGMSLRGQNLLRGGRAVAPRMGLRRGGVRGRGGPGRGGLGRGAMGRGGIGGRGRGMIGRGRGGFGGRGRGRGRGRGALARPVLTKEQLDNQLDAYMSKTKGHLDAELDAYMAQTDPETND
- the CHTOP gene encoding chromatin target of PRMT1 protein isoform X3 codes for the protein MAAQSAPKVVLKSTTKMSLNERFTNMLKNKQPTPVNIRASMQQQQQLASARNRRLAQQMENRPSVQAALKLKQKSLKQRLGKSNIQARLGRPIGALARGAIGGRGLPIIQRGLPRGGLRGGRATRTLLRGGMSLRGRGMIGRGRGGFGGRGRGRGRGRGALARPVLTKEQLDNQLDAYMSKTKGHLDAELDAYMAQTDPETND
- the CHTOP gene encoding chromatin target of PRMT1 protein isoform X4; its protein translation is MAAQSAPKVVLKSTTKMSLNERFTNMLKNKQPTPVNIRASMQQQQQLASARNRRLAQQMENRPSVQAALKLKQSLKQRLGKSNIQARLGRPIGALARGAIGGRGLPIIQRGLPRGGLRGGRATRTLLRGGMSLRGRGMIGRGRGGFGGRGRGRGRGRGALARPVLTKEQLDNQLDAYMSKTKGHLDAELDAYMAQTDPETND